One window of the Natrinema sp. CBA1119 genome contains the following:
- a CDS encoding alcohol dehydrogenase catalytic domain-containing protein, whose product MRTAAITGFGGPERVTIESAPKPEPGPAEAVIEVKACSINHHDLWVLQGDHWVGEDDLPYVAGIDVAGTVSSVGSQVEAVAPGDRVLRCPNQTCGSCRYCRDGPESYCEEFSLSHGGLAEYAAVQADRLIPLPETVETTAAAALPTAYMTSFRMLTEANVEPGETVFVPGSTGGVGVASIQLADILGARTIATSTSREKLDRVGTLGADRLIESGDPDAIREAVLDTGRVDVTVNHLGGPYSAVGLNVLCRGGRMAICGQTAGPTSTFELGDLFLNQKRVIGSTMGTQTDLERLVTLVADGRLEPEIYQRYPLEDTDQAFADMVDRDAVGKLVVDPST is encoded by the coding sequence ATGCGCACTGCAGCGATCACTGGATTCGGTGGTCCGGAACGCGTAACGATCGAGTCGGCACCCAAGCCGGAACCGGGCCCCGCAGAGGCCGTCATCGAGGTCAAGGCGTGTTCAATAAATCACCACGACCTATGGGTCCTTCAGGGAGACCACTGGGTCGGTGAGGATGACTTGCCGTACGTTGCGGGAATCGATGTCGCGGGCACCGTGTCTTCGGTCGGCAGTCAGGTCGAGGCCGTCGCGCCCGGGGACCGCGTTCTCCGCTGTCCCAACCAGACCTGTGGCTCCTGTCGGTACTGTCGTGACGGACCTGAAAGTTACTGCGAAGAGTTTAGTCTCTCTCATGGCGGTCTCGCGGAGTACGCTGCAGTGCAGGCCGATCGACTGATACCGCTGCCGGAGACGGTCGAGACGACGGCGGCCGCAGCGCTCCCCACCGCATACATGACGTCGTTCCGAATGCTCACGGAGGCAAACGTCGAGCCGGGTGAGACGGTCTTCGTCCCCGGATCGACCGGCGGTGTCGGCGTCGCATCGATCCAACTCGCGGACATACTGGGCGCTCGTACGATCGCGACGTCGACGTCGCGGGAGAAACTCGATCGGGTGGGCACACTTGGCGCCGACCGACTCATCGAGTCCGGTGATCCGGATGCGATTCGGGAAGCGGTGCTCGACACGGGCCGGGTCGACGTAACGGTCAATCATCTCGGTGGCCCGTATTCGGCGGTCGGTCTCAATGTCTTGTGCCGCGGCGGTCGAATGGCGATCTGCGGCCAAACGGCAGGTCCCACGTCGACGTTCGAGTTAGGGGATCTCTTTCTCAATCAGAAGCGGGTCATCGGGAGCACTATGGGAACCCAGACGGATCTCGAACGGCTCGTCACCCTCGTTGCCGACGGCCGACTCGAGCCGGAGATCTACCAGCGCTACCCGCTCGAGGACACTGATCAGGCGTTCGCCGACATGGTCGATCGGGATGCCGTCGGCAAACTCGTCGTCGATCCGTCCACGTGA